The following nucleotide sequence is from Saccharothrix texasensis.
GCTGGTGCAGGGCCTGATCGCGGAGCGGCCACCGCGCCCGGACGGGCTGACGGTGGTCTCGACGACCCCGACGTCGGTGACGCTGACCTGGCAGGGCTACCCCTGGTGGAACAAGATCGGGGGCTACGACGTGTACCTGGACGGTGACGGCGGGCACACCGGCTTCGTCACCGAGAACCAGGTCACGCTGACCGGGCTGACCCCGGACACGCAGCACCGGGCGAAGGTCGTCACGGTGGACGTGCAGGGCATCCGGTCGAAGATGAGCAAGGGCCTGATCTTCACCCTCCCGCGGGCCTGACCCGCACGACCCGCCGATCGCCGGGGTCCGCCACTCGCGGACCCCGGCGATCGGGCTGCGCGCGATGCCTTTGGTGCGGCTGTCGGCCCCTCACAGGGCGCGCAGCACCGCCGCGCTGTCCGCGATGCAGTCGGCGAGGGGAGGCGGCTCGTCCTCGGCCACCCAGCGGGTGACGGCGACCTGGAACACCGTCACGGCGCTGTGCGCGGCGAGGTCGGCGACCTGGTCGGCGACGCCCCGCTCGCGCAACGTCCCGGCGGTCGCGCCGGCCAGCGCCGCGAGTTTGAGCAGCTCGCGTTCCCGCAGGCCCGGGTTGGCCTCGATCAAGCGGTTGCGCCGCACGGCGTGCTCGCGCCGGTCCTCCAGCAGCGCGCCCGCCGCGACCACGCCGGCCAACGCGGCGTCGAGGGGTTCGGCGGTGGGCGGCGCGCCGAGGATC
It contains:
- a CDS encoding TetR/AcrR family transcriptional regulator gives rise to the protein MSRWEPDARGRMIRAAMDLFAERGFEQTTAGDIAERAGVTERTFFRHFADKREVLFDGAQVMEQVASTAILGAPPTAEPLDAALAGVVAAGALLEDRREHAVRRNRLIEANPGLRERELLKLAALAGATAGTLRERGVADQVADLAAHSAVTVFQVAVTRWVAEDEPPPLADCIADSAAVLRAL